One region of Purpureocillium takamizusanense chromosome 4, complete sequence genomic DNA includes:
- a CDS encoding uncharacterized protein (COG:S~EggNog:ENOG503NZWJ) has translation MTPSSDAAGQQNGVVANGTSATTTNGAPRTKICVYCGASAGGSPAHMEMARQLARVMAANNIDLVYGGGTVGLMGEVAKTLCELNGPDAVHGIIPEALVKYERDGTYQTVNKDNQVVPDQAKYGRTTVVKDMHTRKKLMAEEVFSGGPGSGFVALSGGYGTMEEIFEAITWSQLGIHTKGICLLNVDGYWDGIVQWLDKAVEQGFVKQANKDIVVTAMSAEDAVTALRNYKVSEATFKLQWGNQ, from the exons ATGACTcccagcagcgacgccgccggccagcagaACGGCGTGGTGGCAAACGGCActtcggcgacgacaaccaACGGCGCGCCTCGCACAAAGATCTGCGTCTACTGTGGTGCCAGCGCCGGGGGCTCGCCCGCGCACATGGAGATGGCGCGGCAGCTCGCCCgggtcatggccgccaacaacatcGATCTCG tgtacggcggcggcaccgtcggccTCATGGGCGAGGTCGCCAAGACGCTCTGCGAGCTCAAcggccccgacgccgtccacGGCATCATCCCCGAGGCGCTCGTCAAGTACGAGCGCGACGGCACCTACCAGACGGTCAACAAGGACAACCAGGTGGTGCCCGACCAGGCCAAGTACGGCCgcaccaccgtcgtcaaggACATGCACACGCGCAAGAAGctcatggccgaggaggtcTTCTCCGGGGGGCCCGGgtccggcttcgtcgccctgAGCGGCGGGTACGGCACCATGGAGGAGATCTTTGAGGCCATCACCTGGAGCCAGCTCGGCATTCATACCAAGGGCATCTGCCTCCTCAATGTCGACGGCTACTGGGACGGCATCGTCCAGTggctcgacaaggccgtcgagcagggctTCGTCAAGCAGGCCAACAAGGACATTGTCGTCACCGCCATgtcggccgaggacgccgtcacGGCTCTGCGCAACTACAAGGTCTCCGAGGCGACCTTTAAGCTTCAGTGGGGCAACCAGTAA
- the PRE5 gene encoding Proteasome endopeptidase complex (EggNog:ENOG503NW5C~MEROPS:MER0000549~COG:O~BUSCO:EOG09264441): MFRNNYDNDSVTFSPQGRIFQIEYAAEAVKQGSVVVGIASKTHAVLCAVKRNAEELSSYQKKLFSIDEHAGIAIAGLTSDARVLSNFMKQQCLGHRLTYGRAMPIRSLVDMIGEKAQINTQVYGKRPYGVGLLVAGVDERGPHLFEFQPSGMTEEMVAFAIGARSQMARTYLERNIDAFADCSREELVRHGLRALRESLVQDKELTVENTSVGLVGVVEEEGKKTVQPFKLYDEVEVKQWLDTVGESQGGSGEGEGEGMDVDS, translated from the exons ATGTTCAGAAACAACTATGATAACGATTCCGTCACATT ctcgccccAGGGCAGAATATTCCAGATCGAgtacgccgccgaggctgtGAAGCAgggctccgtcgtcgtcggcattgCCAGCAAAACACATGCTGTCCTGTGCGCGGTCAAG CgcaacgccgaggagctctCCTCGTACCAAAAGAAGCTCTTCTCCATCGACGAAcacgccggcatcgccatcgccggcctcacctccgacgcccgcgtcctcTCCAACTTCATGAAACAGCAGTGTCTCGGCCACCGCCTTACCTACGGCCGCGCCATGCCCATCCgctccctcgtcgacatgaTTGGTGAGAAGGCTCAGATCAACACCCAGGTCTACGGCAAGCGGCCCtacggcgtcggcctgctcgtggccggcgtcgacgagcgcggcccCCACCTGTTCGAGTTCCAGCCCTCGGGCATGACGGAGGAGATGGTCGCCttcgccatcggcgcccgcagccaGATGGCCCGCACCTATCTCGAGCGCAACATCGACGCCTTCGCCGACTGCTcgcgcgaggagctcgtgCGGCACGGCCTCCGCGCTCTGCGGGAGAGTCTGGTGCAGGACAAGGAGCTGACGGTGGAGAACACGTCGGTCGGCCtggtgggcgtcgtcgaggaggagggcaagaagacggTACAGCCGTTTAAGCTGTATGACGAGGTTGAGGTGAAGCAGTGGCTCGACACAGTCGGCGAGAGCCAaggaggcagcggcgagggcgagggcgagggcatgGACGTGGACAGTTAG